Proteins encoded together in one Bos indicus isolate NIAB-ARS_2022 breed Sahiwal x Tharparkar chromosome 25, NIAB-ARS_B.indTharparkar_mat_pri_1.0, whole genome shotgun sequence window:
- the ATXN2L gene encoding ataxin-2-like protein isoform X1, translating into MLKPQPPQQTSQPQQPPPTQQAVARRPPGGTSPPNGGLPGSLASTSAPPGPPAAASPCLGPAAAAGSGLRRGAEGILAPQPPAPQQQHQERPGAAAIGSARGQSTGKGPPQSPVFEGVYNNSRMLHFLTAVVGSTCDVKVKNGTTYEGIFKTLSSKFELAVDAVHRKVSEPAGGPRREDIVDTMVFKPSDVMLVHFRNVDFNYATKDKFTDSAIAMNSKVNGEHKEKVLQRWEGGDSNSDDYDLESDMSNGWDPNEMFKFNEENYGVKTTYDSSLSSYTVPLEKDNSEEFRQRELRAAQLAREIESSPQYRLRIAMENDDGRTEEEKHSAVQRQGSGRESPSLAAREGKYIPLPQRVREGPRGGVRCSSSRGGRPGLSSLPPRGPHHLDNSSPGPGSEARGINGGPSRMSPKAQRPLRGAKTLSSPSSRPSGEASVPPPPAVGRMYPPRSPKSAAPAPISASCPEPPMGSAVPTSSASIPVTSAVGDPGVGSVSPASPKISLAPTDVKELPAKEPGRTLESQELSRIAAKVPGLQNEQKRFQLEELRKFGAQFKLQPSSSPETSLDPFPPRILKEEAKGKEKEVDGLLASEPLGSPVSSKAESVSDKEDKPPLPAAGGAEGPEQPPAPCPSQTGSPPVGLIKGDDKDEGPVAEQVKKSTLNPNAKEFNPTKPLLSVNKSTSTPTSPGPRTHSTPSIPVLTAGQSGLYSPQYISYIPQIHMGPAVQAPQMYPYPVSNSVPGQQGKYRGAKGSLPPQRSDQHQPASAPPMMQAAAAAAGPPLVAATPYSSYIPYNPQQFPGQPAMMQPMAHYPSQPVFAPMLQSNPRMLTSGSHPQAIVSSSTPQYPSAEQPTPQALYATVHQSYPHHATQLHAHQPQPATTPTGSQPPSQHAAPSPVQHQAGQAPHLGSGQPQQNLYHPGALTGTPPSLPPGPSAQSPQSSFPQPAAVYAIHAHQQLPHGFTNMAHVTQAHVQTGITAAPPPHPGAPHPPQVMLLHPPQSHGGPPQGAVPQSGVPALSASTPSPYPYIGHPQGEQPGQAPGFPGGADDRIREFSLAGGIWHGRADGLQVGQDARVLGGE; encoded by the exons ATGTTGAAGCCTCAGCCGCCACAACAGACCTCCCAGCCCCAGCAGCCGCCCCCCACGCAACAGGCCGTGGCCCGTCGCCCTCCCGGGGGCACCAGCCCGCCCAACGGCGGTCTCCCGGGGTCCCTGGCCTCCACCTCGGCTCCCCCAGGACCTCCTGCGGCCGCCTCCCCCTGCCTGGGGCCTGCAGCCGCTGCCGGGAGCGGGCTCCGCCGGGGAGCCGAGGGTATCTTGGCGCCTCAACCGCCGGCACCGCAGCAGCAACATCAggagaggccaggggcagcggccatcGGCAGCGCCAG GGGACAAAGCACAGGAAAGGGACCTCCACAGTCACCG GTGTTTGAGGGTGTCTACAACAATTCCAGAATGCTGCATTTCCTTACCGCTGTTGTG GGTTCCACTTGTGATGTAAAGGTGAAGAACGGTACCACCTATGAGGGTATCTTCAAGACGCTGAGCTCAAAG TTTGAACTGGCAGTGGACGCTGTGCACCGGAAGGTATCGGAGCCAGCGGGTGGCCCTCGTCGGGAAGACATAGTGGACACCATGGTGTTTAAGCCAAGTGATGTCATGCTTGTCCACTTCCGAAATGTCGACTTCAATTATGCTACTAAAG ATAAGTTCACTGACTCGGCCATTGCCATGAACTCGAAGGTGAATGGGGAGCACAAAGAGAAGGTGCTTCAGCGCTGGGAGGGCGGTGATAGCAACAGTGATGACTACGACCTGGAGTCTGACATG TCTAATGGATGGGACCCCAACGAAATGTTCAAGTTCAATGAGGAGAACTATGGTGTAAAGACCACCTATGACAGCAGTCTCTCTTCTTACAC GGTGCCCTTAGAGAAGGACAATTCAGAAGAATTCCGTCAGCGGGAGCTGCGTGCTGCCCAGTTGGCCCGAGAGATTGAATCGAGCCCCCAGTACCGCCTGCGGATCGCCATGGAGAATGATGATGGGCGCACGGAGGAGGAGAAGCACAGTGCAGTTCAGCGACAGGGCTCAGGGCGTGAGAGCCCCAGCTTGGCAGCCAG GGAGGGAAAGTATATCCCTCTACCCCAGCGAGTTCGGGAAGGTCCCCGGGGAGGCGTTCGCTGCAGTAGTTCTCGGGGCGGCCGGCCTGGCCTTAGCTCTTTGCCGCCTCGTGGCCCTCACCATCTTGACAATAGCAGCCCTGGCCCAGGTTCTGAGGCACGCGGTATCAATGGAG gccctTCCCGCATGTCCCCTAAGGCCCAGCGACCTCTGAGAGGTGCCAAGACTCTGTCTTCCCCCAGCAGCAGGCCTTCTGGAGAAGCCTCTGTTCCACCTCCTCCTGCAG TGGGCCGGATGTACCCGCCGCGCTCTCCCAAATCAGCTGCCCCCGCCCCAATCTCAGCTTCCTGTCCTGAGCCTCCCATGGGCTCAGCAGTACCAACCTCTTCAGCTTCCATCCCAGTGACATCAGCAGTTGGGGATCCTGGAGTAGGCTCCGTTTCCCCAGCTTCTCCAAAGATCTCACTGGCCCCCACAGATG TAAAAGAACTCCCGGCCAAGGAACCTGGAAGGACGCTGGAGTCCCAGGAGTTGTCCCGGATTGCAGCGAAAG tCCCTGGCCTTCAGAATGAACAGAAGCGTTTTCAGCTGGAAGAACTGAGAAAGTTTGGGGCCCAGTTTAAG CTTCAGCCCAGTAGCTCCCCTGAGACCAGCTTGGATCCTTTTCCTCCACGGATCCTGAAAGAGGAGGccaaagggaaggagaaggaggtggatgGTCTTTTGGCTTCAGAGCCCCTGGGGTCTCCTGTTTCCTCGAAGGCCGAATCAGTATCGGACAAGGAGGACAAACCGCCCCTGCCAGCAGCAGGGGGTGCCGAGGGGCCGGAGCAGCCTCCGGCACCTTGCCCAAGCCAAACTGGCAGCCCCCCAGTGGGCCTCATCAAGGGAGATGACAAGGATGAGGGCCCAGTTGCTGA ACAAGTAAAGAAGTCAACATTGAACCCCAATGCCAAGGAGTTCAATCCCACTAAGCCCCTGCTCTCTGTG AATAAATCCACCAGTACTCCGACTTCTCCTGGGCCCCGGACTCATTCAACTCCCTCCATCCCGGTGCTGACAGCAGGCCAGAGTGGGCTCTATAGCCCCCAGTACATTTCCTACATACCTCAGATCCACATGGGACCAGCTGTTCAG GCACCGCAGATGTATCCTTATCCTGTGTCCAACTCAGTGCCTGGACAGCAGGGCAAGTACCGGGGCGCCAAAG GCTCCCTGCCCCCCCAGCGCTCGGACCAACACCAGCCAGCCTCCGCCCCTCCCATGATGCaggctgccgccgccgctgccggtCCACCTCTGGTGGCCGCCACCCCTTACTCTTCCTACATCCCCTACAACCCACAGCAGTTCCCAGGCCAGCCCGCCATGATGCAGCCCATGGCCCACTATCCCTCGCAG ccggTGTTTGCCCCCATGCTTCAAAGCAACCCACGCATGCTGACGTCGGGGAGCCATCCCCAGGCCATCGTGTCATCCTCCACCCCTCAGTACCCTTCTGCAGAGCAGCCCACCCCCCAGGCCCTTTATG CCACCGTTCACCAGTCCTATCCGCACCATGCCACGCAGCTCCATGCCCACCAGCCGCAGCCGGCCACCACGCCTACTGGGAGCCAGCCGCCGTCCCAGCATGCGGCCCCCAGTCCTGTCCAG CACCAGGCGGGGCAGGCCCCACACCTGGGCAGTGGACAGCCGCAGCAGAACCTGTACCACCCAGGGGCCCTGACAGGCACGCCGCCTTCTCTGCCACCGGGACCTTCTGCCCAGTCCCCTCAGAGCAGCTTCCCCCAACCAGCCGCTGTATATGCCATCCATGCCCACCAGCAGCTGCCCCACGGCTTCACCAACATGGCCCATGTTACCCAG GCCCATGTCCAAACTGGAATCACAGCAGCCCCGCCCCCTCACCCTGGGGCTCCCCACCcgccccaggtgatgctgctgcacCCACCCCAGAGCCATGGGGGCCCCCCCCAAGGCGCGGTGCCCCAGAGTGGGGTGCCTGCACTCTCAGCTTCCACACCCTCACCCTATCCCTACATCGGACACCCCCAAGGTGAGCAGCCTGGCCAGGCGCCTGGATTTCCAGGAGGAGCCGATGACAGGATTCGTGAGTTCTCGTTAGCTGGGGGTATTTGGCATGGAAGAGCTGATGGGCTGCAGGTGGGGCAGGATGCACGGGTTCTGGGCGGGGAGTGA
- the ATXN2L gene encoding ataxin-2-like protein isoform X4 — MLCLMTRPFSSLGGQSTGKGPPQSPVFEGVYNNSRMLHFLTAVVGSTCDVKVKNGTTYEGIFKTLSSKFELAVDAVHRKVSEPAGGPRREDIVDTMVFKPSDVMLVHFRNVDFNYATKDKFTDSAIAMNSKVNGEHKEKVLQRWEGGDSNSDDYDLESDMSNGWDPNEMFKFNEENYGVKTTYDSSLSSYTVPLEKDNSEEFRQRELRAAQLAREIESSPQYRLRIAMENDDGRTEEEKHSAVQRQGSGRESPSLAAREGKYIPLPQRVREGPRGGVRCSSSRGGRPGLSSLPPRGPHHLDNSSPGPGSEARGINGGPSRMSPKAQRPLRGAKTLSSPSSRPSGEASVPPPPAVGRMYPPRSPKSAAPAPISASCPEPPMGSAVPTSSASIPVTSAVGDPGVGSVSPASPKISLAPTDVKELPAKEPGRTLESQELSRIAAKVPGLQNEQKRFQLEELRKFGAQFKLQPSSSPETSLDPFPPRILKEEAKGKEKEVDGLLASEPLGSPVSSKAESVSDKEDKPPLPAAGGAEGPEQPPAPCPSQTGSPPVGLIKGDDKDEGPVAEQVKKSTLNPNAKEFNPTKPLLSVNKSTSTPTSPGPRTHSTPSIPVLTAGQSGLYSPQYISYIPQIHMGPAVQAPQMYPYPVSNSVPGQQGKYRGAKGSLPPQRSDQHQPASAPPMMQAAAAAAGPPLVAATPYSSYIPYNPQQFPGQPAMMQPMAHYPSQPVFAPMLQSNPRMLTSGSHPQAIVSSSTPQYPSAEQPTPQALYATVHQSYPHHATQLHAHQPQPATTPTGSQPPSQHAAPSPVQHQAGQAPHLGSGQPQQNLYHPGALTGTPPSLPPGPSAQSPQSSFPQPAAVYAIHAHQQLPHGFTNMAHVTQAHVQTGITAAPPPHPGAPHPPQVMLLHPPQSHGGPPQGAVPQSGVPALSASTPSPYPYIGHPQGEQPGQAPGFPGGADDRIREFSLAGGIWHGRADGLQVGQDARVLGGE; from the exons ATGCTGTGTCTTATGACCCGGCCATTCTCCAGCCTCGG GGGACAAAGCACAGGAAAGGGACCTCCACAGTCACCG GTGTTTGAGGGTGTCTACAACAATTCCAGAATGCTGCATTTCCTTACCGCTGTTGTG GGTTCCACTTGTGATGTAAAGGTGAAGAACGGTACCACCTATGAGGGTATCTTCAAGACGCTGAGCTCAAAG TTTGAACTGGCAGTGGACGCTGTGCACCGGAAGGTATCGGAGCCAGCGGGTGGCCCTCGTCGGGAAGACATAGTGGACACCATGGTGTTTAAGCCAAGTGATGTCATGCTTGTCCACTTCCGAAATGTCGACTTCAATTATGCTACTAAAG ATAAGTTCACTGACTCGGCCATTGCCATGAACTCGAAGGTGAATGGGGAGCACAAAGAGAAGGTGCTTCAGCGCTGGGAGGGCGGTGATAGCAACAGTGATGACTACGACCTGGAGTCTGACATG TCTAATGGATGGGACCCCAACGAAATGTTCAAGTTCAATGAGGAGAACTATGGTGTAAAGACCACCTATGACAGCAGTCTCTCTTCTTACAC GGTGCCCTTAGAGAAGGACAATTCAGAAGAATTCCGTCAGCGGGAGCTGCGTGCTGCCCAGTTGGCCCGAGAGATTGAATCGAGCCCCCAGTACCGCCTGCGGATCGCCATGGAGAATGATGATGGGCGCACGGAGGAGGAGAAGCACAGTGCAGTTCAGCGACAGGGCTCAGGGCGTGAGAGCCCCAGCTTGGCAGCCAG GGAGGGAAAGTATATCCCTCTACCCCAGCGAGTTCGGGAAGGTCCCCGGGGAGGCGTTCGCTGCAGTAGTTCTCGGGGCGGCCGGCCTGGCCTTAGCTCTTTGCCGCCTCGTGGCCCTCACCATCTTGACAATAGCAGCCCTGGCCCAGGTTCTGAGGCACGCGGTATCAATGGAG gccctTCCCGCATGTCCCCTAAGGCCCAGCGACCTCTGAGAGGTGCCAAGACTCTGTCTTCCCCCAGCAGCAGGCCTTCTGGAGAAGCCTCTGTTCCACCTCCTCCTGCAG TGGGCCGGATGTACCCGCCGCGCTCTCCCAAATCAGCTGCCCCCGCCCCAATCTCAGCTTCCTGTCCTGAGCCTCCCATGGGCTCAGCAGTACCAACCTCTTCAGCTTCCATCCCAGTGACATCAGCAGTTGGGGATCCTGGAGTAGGCTCCGTTTCCCCAGCTTCTCCAAAGATCTCACTGGCCCCCACAGATG TAAAAGAACTCCCGGCCAAGGAACCTGGAAGGACGCTGGAGTCCCAGGAGTTGTCCCGGATTGCAGCGAAAG tCCCTGGCCTTCAGAATGAACAGAAGCGTTTTCAGCTGGAAGAACTGAGAAAGTTTGGGGCCCAGTTTAAG CTTCAGCCCAGTAGCTCCCCTGAGACCAGCTTGGATCCTTTTCCTCCACGGATCCTGAAAGAGGAGGccaaagggaaggagaaggaggtggatgGTCTTTTGGCTTCAGAGCCCCTGGGGTCTCCTGTTTCCTCGAAGGCCGAATCAGTATCGGACAAGGAGGACAAACCGCCCCTGCCAGCAGCAGGGGGTGCCGAGGGGCCGGAGCAGCCTCCGGCACCTTGCCCAAGCCAAACTGGCAGCCCCCCAGTGGGCCTCATCAAGGGAGATGACAAGGATGAGGGCCCAGTTGCTGA ACAAGTAAAGAAGTCAACATTGAACCCCAATGCCAAGGAGTTCAATCCCACTAAGCCCCTGCTCTCTGTG AATAAATCCACCAGTACTCCGACTTCTCCTGGGCCCCGGACTCATTCAACTCCCTCCATCCCGGTGCTGACAGCAGGCCAGAGTGGGCTCTATAGCCCCCAGTACATTTCCTACATACCTCAGATCCACATGGGACCAGCTGTTCAG GCACCGCAGATGTATCCTTATCCTGTGTCCAACTCAGTGCCTGGACAGCAGGGCAAGTACCGGGGCGCCAAAG GCTCCCTGCCCCCCCAGCGCTCGGACCAACACCAGCCAGCCTCCGCCCCTCCCATGATGCaggctgccgccgccgctgccggtCCACCTCTGGTGGCCGCCACCCCTTACTCTTCCTACATCCCCTACAACCCACAGCAGTTCCCAGGCCAGCCCGCCATGATGCAGCCCATGGCCCACTATCCCTCGCAG ccggTGTTTGCCCCCATGCTTCAAAGCAACCCACGCATGCTGACGTCGGGGAGCCATCCCCAGGCCATCGTGTCATCCTCCACCCCTCAGTACCCTTCTGCAGAGCAGCCCACCCCCCAGGCCCTTTATG CCACCGTTCACCAGTCCTATCCGCACCATGCCACGCAGCTCCATGCCCACCAGCCGCAGCCGGCCACCACGCCTACTGGGAGCCAGCCGCCGTCCCAGCATGCGGCCCCCAGTCCTGTCCAG CACCAGGCGGGGCAGGCCCCACACCTGGGCAGTGGACAGCCGCAGCAGAACCTGTACCACCCAGGGGCCCTGACAGGCACGCCGCCTTCTCTGCCACCGGGACCTTCTGCCCAGTCCCCTCAGAGCAGCTTCCCCCAACCAGCCGCTGTATATGCCATCCATGCCCACCAGCAGCTGCCCCACGGCTTCACCAACATGGCCCATGTTACCCAG GCCCATGTCCAAACTGGAATCACAGCAGCCCCGCCCCCTCACCCTGGGGCTCCCCACCcgccccaggtgatgctgctgcacCCACCCCAGAGCCATGGGGGCCCCCCCCAAGGCGCGGTGCCCCAGAGTGGGGTGCCTGCACTCTCAGCTTCCACACCCTCACCCTATCCCTACATCGGACACCCCCAAGGTGAGCAGCCTGGCCAGGCGCCTGGATTTCCAGGAGGAGCCGATGACAGGATTCGTGAGTTCTCGTTAGCTGGGGGTATTTGGCATGGAAGAGCTGATGGGCTGCAGGTGGGGCAGGATGCACGGGTTCTGGGCGGGGAGTGA
- the ATXN2L gene encoding ataxin-2-like protein isoform X9 → MLKPQPPQQTSQPQQPPPTQQAVARRPPGGTSPPNGGLPGSLASTSAPPGPPAAASPCLGPAAAAGSGLRRGAEGILAPQPPAPQQQHQERPGAAAIGSARGQSTGKGPPQSPVFEGVYNNSRMLHFLTAVVGSTCDVKVKNGTTYEGIFKTLSSKFELAVDAVHRKVSEPAGGPRREDIVDTMVFKPSDVMLVHFRNVDFNYATKDKFTDSAIAMNSKVNGEHKEKRRTIQKNSVSGSCVLPSWPERLNRAPSTACGSPWRMMMGARRRRSTVQFSDRAQGVRAPAWQPGRESISLYPSEFGKVPGEAFAAVVLGAAGLALALCRLVALTILTIAALAQVLRHAVSMEAQRPLRGAKTLSSPSSRPSGEASVPPPPAVGRMYPPRSPKSAAPAPISASCPEPPMGSAVPTSSASIPVTSAVGDPGVGSVSPASPKISLAPTDVKELPAKEPGRTLESQELSRIAAKVPGLQNEQKRFQLEELRKFGAQFKLQPSSSPETSLDPFPPRILKEEAKGKEKEVDGLLASEPLGSPVSSKAESVSDKEDKPPLPAAGGAEGPEQPPAPCPSQTGSPPVGLIKGDDKDEGPVAEQVKKSTLNPNAKEFNPTKPLLSVNKSTSTPTSPGPRTHSTPSIPVLTAGQSGLYSPQYISYIPQIHMGPAVQAPQMYPYPVSNSVPGQQGKYRGAKGSLPPQRSDQHQPASAPPMMQAAAAAAGPPLVAATPYSSYIPYNPQQFPGQPAMMQPMAHYPSQPVFAPMLQSNPRMLTSGSHPQAIVSSSTPQYPSAEQPTPQALYATVHQSYPHHATQLHAHQPQPATTPTGSQPPSQHAAPSPVQHQAGQAPHLGSGQPQQNLYHPGALTGTPPSLPPGPSAQSPQSSFPQPAAVYAIHAHQQLPHGFTNMAHVTQAHVQTGITAAPPPHPGAPHPPQVMLLHPPQSHGGPPQGAVPQSGVPALSASTPSPYPYIGHPQGEQPGQAPGFPGGADDRIREFSLAGGIWHGRADGLQVGQDARVLGGE, encoded by the exons ATGTTGAAGCCTCAGCCGCCACAACAGACCTCCCAGCCCCAGCAGCCGCCCCCCACGCAACAGGCCGTGGCCCGTCGCCCTCCCGGGGGCACCAGCCCGCCCAACGGCGGTCTCCCGGGGTCCCTGGCCTCCACCTCGGCTCCCCCAGGACCTCCTGCGGCCGCCTCCCCCTGCCTGGGGCCTGCAGCCGCTGCCGGGAGCGGGCTCCGCCGGGGAGCCGAGGGTATCTTGGCGCCTCAACCGCCGGCACCGCAGCAGCAACATCAggagaggccaggggcagcggccatcGGCAGCGCCAG GGGACAAAGCACAGGAAAGGGACCTCCACAGTCACCG GTGTTTGAGGGTGTCTACAACAATTCCAGAATGCTGCATTTCCTTACCGCTGTTGTG GGTTCCACTTGTGATGTAAAGGTGAAGAACGGTACCACCTATGAGGGTATCTTCAAGACGCTGAGCTCAAAG TTTGAACTGGCAGTGGACGCTGTGCACCGGAAGGTATCGGAGCCAGCGGGTGGCCCTCGTCGGGAAGACATAGTGGACACCATGGTGTTTAAGCCAAGTGATGTCATGCTTGTCCACTTCCGAAATGTCGACTTCAATTATGCTACTAAAG ATAAGTTCACTGACTCGGCCATTGCCATGAACTCGAAGGTGAATGGGGAGCACAAAGAGAAG AGAAGGACAATTCAGAAGAATTCCGTCAGCGGGAGCTGCGTGCTGCCCAGTTGGCCCGAGAGATTGAATCGAGCCCCCAGTACCGCCTGCGGATCGCCATGGAGAATGATGATGGGCGCACGGAGGAGGAGAAGCACAGTGCAGTTCAGCGACAGGGCTCAGGGCGTGAGAGCCCCAGCTTGGCAGCCAG GGAGGGAAAGTATATCCCTCTACCCCAGCGAGTTCGGGAAGGTCCCCGGGGAGGCGTTCGCTGCAGTAGTTCTCGGGGCGGCCGGCCTGGCCTTAGCTCTTTGCCGCCTCGTGGCCCTCACCATCTTGACAATAGCAGCCCTGGCCCAGGTTCTGAGGCACGCGGTATCAATGGAG GCCCAGCGACCTCTGAGAGGTGCCAAGACTCTGTCTTCCCCCAGCAGCAGGCCTTCTGGAGAAGCCTCTGTTCCACCTCCTCCTGCAG TGGGCCGGATGTACCCGCCGCGCTCTCCCAAATCAGCTGCCCCCGCCCCAATCTCAGCTTCCTGTCCTGAGCCTCCCATGGGCTCAGCAGTACCAACCTCTTCAGCTTCCATCCCAGTGACATCAGCAGTTGGGGATCCTGGAGTAGGCTCCGTTTCCCCAGCTTCTCCAAAGATCTCACTGGCCCCCACAGATG TAAAAGAACTCCCGGCCAAGGAACCTGGAAGGACGCTGGAGTCCCAGGAGTTGTCCCGGATTGCAGCGAAAG tCCCTGGCCTTCAGAATGAACAGAAGCGTTTTCAGCTGGAAGAACTGAGAAAGTTTGGGGCCCAGTTTAAG CTTCAGCCCAGTAGCTCCCCTGAGACCAGCTTGGATCCTTTTCCTCCACGGATCCTGAAAGAGGAGGccaaagggaaggagaaggaggtggatgGTCTTTTGGCTTCAGAGCCCCTGGGGTCTCCTGTTTCCTCGAAGGCCGAATCAGTATCGGACAAGGAGGACAAACCGCCCCTGCCAGCAGCAGGGGGTGCCGAGGGGCCGGAGCAGCCTCCGGCACCTTGCCCAAGCCAAACTGGCAGCCCCCCAGTGGGCCTCATCAAGGGAGATGACAAGGATGAGGGCCCAGTTGCTGA ACAAGTAAAGAAGTCAACATTGAACCCCAATGCCAAGGAGTTCAATCCCACTAAGCCCCTGCTCTCTGTG AATAAATCCACCAGTACTCCGACTTCTCCTGGGCCCCGGACTCATTCAACTCCCTCCATCCCGGTGCTGACAGCAGGCCAGAGTGGGCTCTATAGCCCCCAGTACATTTCCTACATACCTCAGATCCACATGGGACCAGCTGTTCAG GCACCGCAGATGTATCCTTATCCTGTGTCCAACTCAGTGCCTGGACAGCAGGGCAAGTACCGGGGCGCCAAAG GCTCCCTGCCCCCCCAGCGCTCGGACCAACACCAGCCAGCCTCCGCCCCTCCCATGATGCaggctgccgccgccgctgccggtCCACCTCTGGTGGCCGCCACCCCTTACTCTTCCTACATCCCCTACAACCCACAGCAGTTCCCAGGCCAGCCCGCCATGATGCAGCCCATGGCCCACTATCCCTCGCAG ccggTGTTTGCCCCCATGCTTCAAAGCAACCCACGCATGCTGACGTCGGGGAGCCATCCCCAGGCCATCGTGTCATCCTCCACCCCTCAGTACCCTTCTGCAGAGCAGCCCACCCCCCAGGCCCTTTATG CCACCGTTCACCAGTCCTATCCGCACCATGCCACGCAGCTCCATGCCCACCAGCCGCAGCCGGCCACCACGCCTACTGGGAGCCAGCCGCCGTCCCAGCATGCGGCCCCCAGTCCTGTCCAG CACCAGGCGGGGCAGGCCCCACACCTGGGCAGTGGACAGCCGCAGCAGAACCTGTACCACCCAGGGGCCCTGACAGGCACGCCGCCTTCTCTGCCACCGGGACCTTCTGCCCAGTCCCCTCAGAGCAGCTTCCCCCAACCAGCCGCTGTATATGCCATCCATGCCCACCAGCAGCTGCCCCACGGCTTCACCAACATGGCCCATGTTACCCAG GCCCATGTCCAAACTGGAATCACAGCAGCCCCGCCCCCTCACCCTGGGGCTCCCCACCcgccccaggtgatgctgctgcacCCACCCCAGAGCCATGGGGGCCCCCCCCAAGGCGCGGTGCCCCAGAGTGGGGTGCCTGCACTCTCAGCTTCCACACCCTCACCCTATCCCTACATCGGACACCCCCAAGGTGAGCAGCCTGGCCAGGCGCCTGGATTTCCAGGAGGAGCCGATGACAGGATTCGTGAGTTCTCGTTAGCTGGGGGTATTTGGCATGGAAGAGCTGATGGGCTGCAGGTGGGGCAGGATGCACGGGTTCTGGGCGGGGAGTGA